DNA from Roseimicrobium sp. ORNL1:
ATCGCCGCAGCTCGCATGCTCGCCGATGGGATCGCCTTCCTTGTCGGGAAAACGTATCTTCCCCTGATCATGCGGCGTCCAACCGGAATGGCTGATGGACGTACCCCAAAGGCCATGGCGATAGGTCCCGGCCACGGCATTCACATAGGTCTTGTCACCAGTCGCAAGGCCGTACAGCAGCAGACCTCGCAGCGTGCCACAATAGGAATGCGTGTGGCCCACATGCGTGGGATCGAGTAGTTCCGCGCGCACCTTGCCTGAGGGATCGATGCTCTGGCGCAAATGCACTTCAGCGAGGCGCCCGGCAAGCTCGAGCGCACGCGGATCACCCGTGGCTTCATGGAACCACACGATGCTCTCAATCGCCCGGCCGGTGGTGGCCGTCGCATTGAACCACTGGCCCGCAGGGGAGCTCTGCGCACACAGCGGGTCTTTCGTCAGTGGCTTTCCAGTGCGTTCGGCGAGCTTTGCGTAGTCCATCTGGCCGTCCGCCTCCAGCAGGCTGTGCATGGTCTCAACGAGCTTCTGACCCTGCTGCAGCGCCCAGTCGCTTTTGCGGTGACGCACAAGGGCGGTGTAGGCGAGCATCGACTCCCGCAGGTTGTGCGGCTGGCACGAGGTGCTGCCCAGCAGTGCGGCAGCATTGTCCGACAGTGTCTGCACATTTTTCAGCATCGCCGTCTCCGCGTATTCCGGGATGCGCACTCCGGTCGCGGCCTCGTAGCGGAGCATCGCGTCCCACCAGCGACCACTATCGTGCCCCAGCTCCCACCCGCCTGTAGGAAGGTACTGCTGATCCCGATTCAGCCAGGAAAGGCAACACTTCGCCCCCCGATCCATCGCCCTGCGCAGAGGATCCATTTGCGCTGACCCCGTCGCGGTGTCTGTGTCTGCGGCACCGGACCACGAGCGCAAGGCCGCGGCCGAAGCAGTTGTGACCGCAAGTTGCTGGACGAATTTCCGGCGGGTGAAGCGTGGGACGTGCATGGCAGGTTGGCTTAACGATTTTGGGAGGCGTGTTCTCTCTGTGCCGGCATGTAAGACGACACACTCGCCACGGACTTCACCATGCTCCTCACATGCGAATGAGCAGGGGCGCCATACCCTCCAGCAACGTGCACTCCAGGGCGATGGCAGAGACCCATCCCACCGGTCTGGTTATGACTTGTCTTGTCGCAATGTCTTCCAAATCTCCCGGATGGCCACTGACGAGAGAGCATCATGGCTCATGGGTTCGTCGCTGGCTTCCACCAGCTTGCGGCAGCGGAGGCAAAGCCCGGGGAATTGGCCGCCACGGAACGCATTCCTCAGGAACATGCCAAAGGAGTGGTGGCAGAAAATGAGCTCCGTCTCAGGAATCGCCCGGAGCGTCTCGCGATCTTCCGGCGTCATCATGCGCAGAATCCGCCAGATATCGTACCGCACGAGTAGATCCAATAACCACCGCATGAACATGGAGCAACGCTAGCTGCGAGAACGGTGCAGGGTCAAGGGTGGTGTAATCATGATTCCTCCCATTCATTCTGGTTCAACAAGCTGGCTCGGCGACTTTATGCAACGGAGCCCCAGATACCTGCATCGCGCCCGGAAGGGGCGCAGGAGTCCAGCCCAGGGTTAGGGAGCTTCAAGCGACCGACACCCTGGGTGGTGTATCAGGATGTATTCGACTCTGAAAGAGTCGCGGAGTCGTCGATTAGCCGTGATGGCATTGCAGACCATTCCCTTGCTCTCCACGACCCTTTCAGGGTCGGATGATTTTTTGATGCCGACCCAGGGTGTCAGTCGCTAAGGCTCCTTAACCCTGGGCTGGGCTCCTACAGTCCTTCAGACTGCAGCTTCGGGGCATCTTGGAGGTTCCAATTTGTCAGCCTATTTCACAAGCATCCCAAGGATCAGGGGCACTCCTGCCCCTATTCCTATGGTCTGCCATCACCACTCTGCCTCGCCCTTCTCTCAGGATCACCACCCACCGTCCCACCGCTCACTGTCCTACCGTCGCACCGGCTACTTCAGCGACTTCATATCAATCACGAACCGGTACTTCACATCGCTCTTCAGCAGGCGGTCATACGCGGTGTTGATGTAGTCCATGTTGATCATCTCAATCTCGGACGTGATGCCGTGCTGACCGCAGAAGTCGAGCATCTCCTGCGTCTCTGCGATGCCGCCAATGCCGGAACCTGACAGGCTGCGACGACCCATCAGCAGGGGGAAAGCCGCCACGGGCAGCGGATGCTCCGGAGCACCCACCAGGGTGATGTTGCCATCCACCTTCAGCAGGTTGAGGTACTCATTGATGTCATGCTGCGCGGACACGCAGTCGAGGATGAAATCGAAGCTGCGTGCGTGGGCTTTCATCTCATCGGCGTTCTTCGAAACAACCACTTCATCCGCGCCGAGGCGTTTCGCGTCCTCCGCCTTTCCGGGAGACGTGGTGAAGAGCACCGTATGCGCGCCCAGGGCATGGGCAAACTTCACCCCCATGTGGCCCAGACCGCCCAGGCCCACGATGCCCACCTTCTGTCCCTTGCCTACCTTCCAGTGATGCAGCGGCGAGTACGTGGTGATACCCGCGCAAAGCAGCGGCGCCACGGCCGCGAGATCCAGGTTCGCAGGCACATGCAGGACGAAGGCCTCATCCACCACGATGCTGTCCGAGTATCCGCCAAAGGTCTGGGCTCCGGAGTGCTTGTCCGGGCCATTGTAGGTGAAGACGGGGCCTACATCACAGTACTGCTCCAACCCGCGGTCGCAGCTCGGACACTTGCGGCACGAGTCCACCATGCAGCCCACCGCCGCGAGGTCGCCCTCCTTGAACTTCGTGACATGCGCGCCCACCTTCGTCACACGACCCACGATCTCATGCCCCGGCACACAAGGGTAGATGGTGTTGTGCCACTCATTCCTCACCTGGTGCAGGTCCGAGTGGCACACGCCGCAGTAGAGAATCTCAATCGCCACATCATGCGGCAGCGGATCACGACGCTCGAAGTTGAACGGGCCAAGCTTGTCAGCAGCAGCGTGAGAGGCGTAACCAAGAGTCGCTTTCATAAGGGGAAAAGGAAGTTGGCGGTTGTTGAGCGTGGTTTGCAGTCGTTGAGCCGTTGTTTGTGAGGGCTCCCCTGAGGAAGCGTGTAGAGTGCAATGGCCCAGACTGCTTTACGCGTCCGACCCCGAGGGCGTGCGTGACAAATGTGGGAAAGTGGGGGGCTGAGGGGCGCAGCCCCTGCAATGGAGCGCGGACACTCTTGTCCGCCACCCCTGACGCTCCACCTCAACTCACCTTGCAGGCAAGGCCGCGTGCCATCAGCAGCTTTTGACCCGCGACATCGATCGATCCCCACGCCAAAGTCGGAAGCAAAGCCATAGAACGGTGGACAAGAGTGTCCACGCTCCTTTCGAACGCGAATTGACGCGTTCGTTAAGTCGAGTCTTCTTTGGCCTTCGCGGTCGGCTTCTCCCAATAGAGATATTCTCCTTCGCGCAAACCCGCGAGCACGGGATTCCTGCGGATGTAGTTCATAACCGCATCGAAGTGCTCACCATTTCGAATGAGTCGATCAAAGTAATCAGGCTGCCAGAAGGGTTCTAACTCGGAGAGACCCGCCTTGTGGATCATGCCCGAGGACACACCCTTCCATCCTTGCAGAATGTCAGGCAACAATTGCCCCACTCGCATGGACACAAGGACGTGCACATGATTGGGCATCACCACGAAGTTAATCAGATCATACCTTACCTCGTTAAAGTGCAGAAGACGCCCTGCTACCACCTGAGCAACACGTCCGTCACGCATGGCACAGCAACCATGCCCCGAGTCCAGCCATCTTTCGAACGGCTTGGTGAAGCGTTCGTGGTACTCCCTTTCCACGCTTTCTTCCCAAGGCTGGGGATGGCTTGCTTTGAAGGCTCCGCTCTCGCGTCGCCACTCGTTCAGCACCTCTGCAGGAATCGAGTCTGAAAGCCGATAATTGACCATCACAGGACAAGCTCCCTGCTGCCAGTGCGGAAGCTTGTGGCGAGTAGCGGAAACGTCCAGTCGCGGATTGAAGTACGGAACCTCCATCACTTCACTATTACAGCGCATGGAAAAACAATCAAGGTGGGTTCGTCAAAGGGGCGTGGACACTCTTATCCGCCGTTCTGTGGCATTGCTTCAGTCTTTGGTGTGGAGTAGTTCAATGTCGCGGGTCAAAAGCTGCTGATGGCACGCGGCCTTGCCTGCATGACGGCACGAGATAGTACATCAGGGGTGGCGGACAAGAGTGTCCGCGCTCCTTTGTAGGGAGGCTGCGCCCCCGGCTCCCCCTCACTCCGCCGCCTTCCCACGGAATCTCTCCGCCACACGCTCCACGCCACCACGTGGGCCGGCCACTTCCACGAATCCCTTCCCTCCCGTAGCCGCATCCACCGCCGCTTTCGCCGGATAGGGATACAGCGGGATCTCAATCGCCGTCCGCCCGTCCACGATGCGCTGCGCCTGAATCTTCCCGGGCGCTGCATTCTTCTCACGCCAGTCCATCACGAGCTTCAGCATGCTCGGCAGTTTGTTGATGCCTGGGCCCGGACCGTGCGCCATGCCAGGAACGAAGTAGAGCCGCGCGAACGACTGCGCCTTCTCTACCGAGCCGAAGTGCTCCACCACACGCTCGTAATAATCCAGCGTGGCATGATACGGCACCACGGAGTCCGCCGAGCCGGTGATCATGAGAATCTTCCCGCCACGTGCTTCAAACGCACTGAGATCCGCATTCTCCGCGTTCAGATAAGGAGCGAGCTCTGCGGTGTAGGTATCGATGTCCTTGCCGAAATCAATCGTCGTGAGGTCCTTCTCCTTCCCGAAGACCCACTGGAAAAGATACAGGTGCCCATGCGCACTCTTGAAGTCCGCACCGAAGGGGATGCCGCAGAAGATGCGCTCGCCCGTCACTGCATGCTTCGGTCCGCTGAAGAGCTTCCGCATCGCATCCGCGTGCTGGTCGGTGAGTGTCGCATCCTTCGTGCGGGCCAGTGCGATCACGGCCTCAATATCCTGCGCGGTGCAACGCGGGTCAGACACCATCTTCCCTGCCGTCTGCGGCAGTTCGCGTGAGGCCATGTATTCATTTCCTGCGGCGATGACGGCCTTCTCCTGCTTCTCCGTGAAGGGACAGGCGCGCAGTATCTGGTCATTCCACAGGAAGTAGGCATGCAGCGGCGTGCGGCAGTGCGCGGGCACATTTGCCACGATGCCGTCATAATCCTCCGGATACCGCTGCGCCTCCTGCAGCGCCTGCTGACCACCGGTGGAGCCGCCGTTGAAGTACGAATACTCCGGCGCCTTTCCGTAGTAGGCCTTGATGAGATCCTTCGCCGCCACCGTCATGAGATGCGTGGCGCGATAGCCAAAGTCCTTCCACACTTCGCGATTCCCAATGCCCGAGTCCGAGTTCGGCGCGGTGCCCATGTCCGTGGTGGCCACGGCGAATCCCTGACTCAGCGGTCCCGCCAGGCTGTCTGGATTGATTTTCCCCGCCGAACCGCCATTGCCCAGACCGATGAAGCGCCCATTCCACTTGTCCCCATCCGGCAGCCAGGCTTCCACCTTGATGTTCGACCCCTTCGCCGGTTGCAGCAGCAGATTCACCACGATGCGCGCCGGCTGCTCACCCGCCGCGATGTGCCCCACGAACACAATCTTCCCGGACTCAATTTGCAGCGACCGGAGCCTCGCCGCCCCCTCCTCCGCCGGTGACACCGCCTGTGCTTTCGGTGGGGCCTTCGTCCCCTCCTTCGCCAGAATTGGCATGGCCACAGTTCCGCACAACAACACAGAGAAGGACGTCAGGAGCAGGGAATGAGGTTTCACAGTGGGGAGAGAGGGGAAGGTTTCGCGGAGAGATTAACCAACGCATCAACCACCACACAACAAACATCTCCGCCCACGGATTCACGAAATTCCAGACTCGCCACCGTGCCTCCCCTCTCCACTTTCGTTGGAATGTCCCCGCGTTTGCAACGTTGATCGCAGTCCGCACCGCATCTTCATCTCCTCATCCTTCGCCAACGCCCCCTCGTGAGATCCCTGTCCCTCTCCATGCCCTCCCTCGCTGCGACCATCATCGCAGCCGCCATCACCTGTGCGCCCTTCCTTTCCCCGCGCACCGTCACGGCTGCGGAAGCGAAACCAGTACCCGCATCCTCTGAAAAAATCATCCTCGTCGGCGACTCCACTGTGGCCTCGAAGTCCGGCTGGGGAGACGCGTTTGGCAAACTCGCCCGGTCCGAAGTGACCGTGGTGAACCTCGCCCTGGGAGGCCGCAGCTCGAAGAGCTTCCGTGATGAAGGCCACTGGCAGAAGGTGCTCGACGCGAAGCCCGCGCCCACGTGGGTGCTCATCCAATTCGGTCACAACGACCAGCCCGGCAAAGGACCCAAGCGCGAGACGGATGCGAAGACCACCTTCCGCGAGAACCTCGCCCGCTACGTGACCGAGGTGCGGGCCATGGGTGCGCAGCCCGTGCTCATCACCTCGCTCACACGACGCAACTTCAATGCGCAGGGCCGCATCGAGCCCGGACAGGCCACCATCATCCGAAATGAAGATGGCCAGGATGAGCAGCGCCCCGACCTCCTCGCGCAATACGCCGAGGGCACTCGCGCCGTGGCTGCCGAGCTCAAGGTGCCTCTGCTGGATCTGCACGCCCGCAGCATCGAGCAGATGAACCAGCTCGGTCCGGAAGCAGCCGTCGCCTTCGATGCGAAGTCGCGAAACCCCGCCGCTCCAGACAAGACCCACCTCTCGGAGAAAGGCGCAGAGGAAACGGCGAAACTCATCGCAGATGAGGTTCGCAAGAACGTACCGGCGCTCGCCAAGCTCTTGCAGGCTCCTGCGCAGTGATCGTGGTATGAACTAGCGCCCGCACACAACCATGCAGACAAGACAACGCATGGCCCAGGCTCAAGGAGTGGGGACATTCCTGTCCCCATTTGGTGTGTATGCGGCAAGCCAACAGAGCGCCGCATGGCTGCACAGGTTAAGGTCGCAAAACAGCAGAGCAGCAAAGTAAGCTGAAGCGGTGTGCTGTGAGCAAGTGAGGTGCGCTGGGTGAGCGCTGGATCAGGGGTGTGCACCAAAAAAATGGGGACAGGGATGCCCCCACTCCTTGAGGCTGTGCACACGTCACACCGCACGCACTTCTTTTGCGCCTCTTTGCGGCCAATCCTTTCCGCAACAAATCACCCGCACAGGAAGAAACCTGCAATTCCGTCGCACCCGCCCCCGTCACACTCCTGCCTACACGGAAAACTTTCCTCACCTCGCCCCTCACCCGCACCCTTCCATCACTCCATTCCACTCCGTTCCCATGCTCAATCCCTCTCCCATCCTCCAGACCGCGTTCGGTTTCTGGAACTCGAAAGTCCTCCTCACCGCCGTTGAGTTCGGCCTCTTCACCACGCTCGCGGGCAAGCAGCTCACCGGGGCCGAGCTCGCCAGTGCCCTGCAGCTCCACCCGCGTGCTGTGCCGGATTTTTTCGATGCACTCGTCGCCATGAAGTTCCTGGACCGCGATGGCAACGGCCCACAGTCACGCTATTTCAACACGCCGGAGGGCGACCTCTTCCTCGTGGAGAGCAGCCCGCGCTACATCGGAGGCATCATGAAGATGCTCAATGCTCGCCTCTTCAAATTCTGGCATGACCTCCCCGAGGCCCTGCGCACTGGCAAGCCCCAGAACGAAATCAAACACAACCAGCGTGGCATGTTCGAGGAGCTCTACTCCGACCTCCCGCGCCTGGAGCAGTTCATGGGCGCCATGACCGGCCTGTCGCGCATGAACTTCGAGGCCTTCGCGGACAAGTTCGACTTCTCACCCTACCGCACCCTCTGCGACATCGGCGGCGCCACCGGTCTGCTCTCCACGGAGGTGGCCAAGCGCCACCCCTATCTCCACTGCACCAGCTTCGACCTGCCCGAGGTGGAGCCCATCGCGCAGAAACACATTGCCGCCGTGAACCTGCAGGACCGCGTGAACACCGCGCACGGCGACTTCTTCAAGGACCCCCTGCCCAAGGCGGACGTCATCACCATGGGCATGATCCTCCATGACTGGAACCTGGAGAAAAAGAAGCACCTCATTCGCGCGGCGTACGACGCCCTGCCACCCGGCGGCGCCTTCGTGGCCATCGAAGCCCTCATCGACGACGCCCGCCGTGAGAATGTGCAGGGCCTCCTCATGTCGCTGAACATGCTCATCGAGTTCGGCGATGCCTTCGACTACTCCGGAGCCGACTTCCGCGAGTGGTGCACCGAGGCCGGCTTCACCCGCTTCGAAGTCATCCCCCTCGCCGGCCCCTCCAGCGCCGCCGTGGCGTACAAATGATGCCCAGGAAGTAGGATGTGATATACTGTATCACATCCCACCAGTGAGCGCATCCTCTCAAGGATCGGGGACATTCCTGTCCCCGCAGCGTGTTGCAGCCGACGCTGCGGAACCCAACAACGCAGCCAATTTGGACTGCTGGAACATGAGGGACCGCCCTACCTCACCGGACTGAGCTCCGCAGCCGCAGCCCTCATGGGCCGGTAGTACCTCTCCAATTCCGCCTTCACCTCCATGCGCAGCCGCAGCCGCATCTTGCCTGCCGCATCATCCTCGACATCCATCACGTAGTGCGGATACACGCCCAGGATGTTTCTCTTCTTCACACTCCGCACGCTCTCCCAGGATACCAGGAACGGCAGGTGGAACAAGACGGAAGGACCCTCCCGAAAAACATACACCCCCTCCTCCGCAAAGACGACCAGGGCACTGCTCCGATACACGACCAGCCACCGGGCAAGACCGCCAAACTGCAGCATGGGCACAGCGTAGGCCTCTCCCTCGGGCGGCACCATCGCAGAATGTTCCCTCGCAAACCTCCGCCACCCCAGGAACGAACTCCCAAAACTCACGCTCCCAACGAAGGCAATGAAAGCCAGCCCCATCAACAGCACAGGGCCCACGGAAGACCACAGCCCAGAGGACACCATTTGCAGCGAGAACAGCGACAGCGGAAGCAGCACTCGCAAAGTATCCCCCGCTCAGAGTTCACCTGTCAAGACAGCAGGGAAAGCGACCTTCTGTCAGACTCACCCAGTCCTCCTGCGTTTCCTTGTGGCCATCCTCACTCTCCTCAAGCCCTCGGCTCCACTACTTCATTGAACCTCACTCCCACTCCCACCACCATCCCTCGCCGGTGATCCTCGCGATGCCCCCTCGGGAATGCTCGGCGCGCCTGCGGCGTCGGATGTTCCGGCCGGTAGTGCCTGAAGAAATCGTCCTCCATCTCCTTGGAGAGCCACAGGCGCAGGCGCCCCTGGGCATCTTCTACTTCCACGATGAAACGGTTGCCGCGCAAGGGGCATCCCTTTTTCCGCAGCCGGCGCACGCTCTTCCACGACAGGAGAAAGGGCGCATGGAACGCCCGGTGCACCCACGACGCCGAGAAATGGATGCCCTCCTCCGCAAAGACCACCCGCACCGAATTCCGATACCAGCCCATGAAGCCAAGTCTCACCCGGACAGCACGGTGCACCTCCCCCACTGGCTGGGTCCTTGCCCGACACTTCCTGGCAAACGACCGCCAGCCCGCGCAGGAAACCAGCAGGCAAGCCCCCAGCCAGATACCCACCACGATCAGCGGAAACAGGAACCAGGCCTCCTGAATTCGTAATGCAGAGAAGGACATAGGAACGGTGGAAAAAGTGGCGGCACCCTTTGTGCCAATTCACCTGACGGCCCCACTCCATCGTTCCAAATGCCCATTCAATCAAGGGTCCGGCAATGGCAGGCAGGGACCCTCAACCACAGGCATGAAACCAAAAAAGTCACCTCACGACCTCGGCTCTGCCATCAGGGTCGCTGATGCTGCGGCCACGGTCGCGGTGATCGTCGCAAGCATTGGCACCGTTACCGGCACTGTTTTGGGCACATAGAAACTCACGGTTGGTTCCGGTGCTGGTGCAGGTGCGGGCACTGGCGCTGGCACCGGCATTGGCGGTGGTGCAGCAGCGGGAATAGGGGCACTGACATTCACTTTGGCATACACTGGTGCTCCTACCGACACAGGCGCGCTTACCGGTACGGGTGCTCCTACCGACACGGGTGGCGCTTTCGCTCCGCTGCTACCACCAGCCTGCATGCCCATGCCCACGATGGTGAAGAGGCTGGGATAGGTGGCGGGAATGGTATTCACTTCGACTTCTGCGTCGATGCCGGCGCCAGGATTCGCGTTTTTATTCTCATTCTCATTCGCACTCTCTGCCACACCCACCGTGGCGCCCACGCTTTCCCCTTCAGGATTCTCCTGGGGCTGATCCTTCGGGAACGCCCGGCGCGCAATCGGCTTCGGCTTCTGCGGCCAGTAGTACTTCAGAAAATCTTCCTCCATCTCCTTCGAGAGCAACAGGCGGATGGGCCCCTCCTCATCTTCCACTTCCACGATGAGGCGTTTGCCGCGCTGCTTGAAGCCAGCCTTCTTCCGGATGCGGCGCACACTCGTCCACGGCAGCAGAAAGGGCGCATGGAACACGCGCAACATGAACGGCACGGAAAAGTAAATCCCCTCCTTCGTGATGACCGCCCGCACCGAGTTCCGATACGAACCGACGAATTCAAACTTCACCGAGGGCACCAGGTGCACCGTCCCCTCCGGCTGCATCCGGCCCCGGTCCCCCGTCGGATACTTCCGCGCAAACCACCGCCAGCCCATGCAGGAAATCAGGAAACAACCGCCCAGCCAAAAGCCCACCACAATCAGCGGAAAAAGCATCCAGAACTCCTGAAGGCGGGGAGCGGTGAGCAGCATAGAGTAGTAAAGCGAGATTTGGAATCAGGCGTTGGCTGGAGCAACTGTCAAACCAACTCCCCTCCACTGAATGTCTCTTCAGAGGATAGGCATACATATGCGACATCTCGATAAGGCGCCCCCTTACAAGACATCATCCCACCCAAGGAGCGGCAGCTTCAGCCGCCGATGGGGAGA
Protein-coding regions in this window:
- a CDS encoding transposase; the encoded protein is MEVPYFNPRLDVSATRHKLPHWQQGACPVMVNYRLSDSIPAEVLNEWRRESGAFKASHPQPWEESVEREYHERFTKPFERWLDSGHGCCAMRDGRVAQVVAGRLLHFNEVRYDLINFVVMPNHVHVLVSMRVGQLLPDILQGWKGVSSGMIHKAGLSELEPFWQPDYFDRLIRNGEHFDAVMNYIRRNPVLAGLREGEYLYWEKPTAKAKEDST
- a CDS encoding methyltransferase, giving the protein MLNPSPILQTAFGFWNSKVLLTAVEFGLFTTLAGKQLTGAELASALQLHPRAVPDFFDALVAMKFLDRDGNGPQSRYFNTPEGDLFLVESSPRYIGGIMKMLNARLFKFWHDLPEALRTGKPQNEIKHNQRGMFEELYSDLPRLEQFMGAMTGLSRMNFEAFADKFDFSPYRTLCDIGGATGLLSTEVAKRHPYLHCTSFDLPEVEPIAQKHIAAVNLQDRVNTAHGDFFKDPLPKADVITMGMILHDWNLEKKKHLIRAAYDALPPGGAFVAIEALIDDARRENVQGLLMSLNMLIEFGDAFDYSGADFREWCTEAGFTRFEVIPLAGPSSAAVAYK
- a CDS encoding tannase/feruloyl esterase family alpha/beta hydrolase; translation: MKPHSLLLTSFSVLLCGTVAMPILAKEGTKAPPKAQAVSPAEEGAARLRSLQIESGKIVFVGHIAAGEQPARIVVNLLLQPAKGSNIKVEAWLPDGDKWNGRFIGLGNGGSAGKINPDSLAGPLSQGFAVATTDMGTAPNSDSGIGNREVWKDFGYRATHLMTVAAKDLIKAYYGKAPEYSYFNGGSTGGQQALQEAQRYPEDYDGIVANVPAHCRTPLHAYFLWNDQILRACPFTEKQEKAVIAAGNEYMASRELPQTAGKMVSDPRCTAQDIEAVIALARTKDATLTDQHADAMRKLFSGPKHAVTGERIFCGIPFGADFKSAHGHLYLFQWVFGKEKDLTTIDFGKDIDTYTAELAPYLNAENADLSAFEARGGKILMITGSADSVVPYHATLDYYERVVEHFGSVEKAQSFARLYFVPGMAHGPGPGINKLPSMLKLVMDWREKNAAPGKIQAQRIVDGRTAIEIPLYPYPAKAAVDAATGGKGFVEVAGPRGGVERVAERFRGKAAE
- a CDS encoding rhamnogalacturonan acetylesterase, coding for MPSLAATIIAAAITCAPFLSPRTVTAAEAKPVPASSEKIILVGDSTVASKSGWGDAFGKLARSEVTVVNLALGGRSSKSFRDEGHWQKVLDAKPAPTWVLIQFGHNDQPGKGPKRETDAKTTFRENLARYVTEVRAMGAQPVLITSLTRRNFNAQGRIEPGQATIIRNEDGQDEQRPDLLAQYAEGTRAVAAELKVPLLDLHARSIEQMNQLGPEAAVAFDAKSRNPAAPDKTHLSEKGAEETAKLIADEVRKNVPALAKLLQAPAQ
- a CDS encoding NAD(P)-dependent alcohol dehydrogenase, translated to MKATLGYASHAAADKLGPFNFERRDPLPHDVAIEILYCGVCHSDLHQVRNEWHNTIYPCVPGHEIVGRVTKVGAHVTKFKEGDLAAVGCMVDSCRKCPSCDRGLEQYCDVGPVFTYNGPDKHSGAQTFGGYSDSIVVDEAFVLHVPANLDLAAVAPLLCAGITTYSPLHHWKVGKGQKVGIVGLGGLGHMGVKFAHALGAHTVLFTTSPGKAEDAKRLGADEVVVSKNADEMKAHARSFDFILDCVSAQHDINEYLNLLKVDGNITLVGAPEHPLPVAAFPLLMGRRSLSGSGIGGIAETQEMLDFCGQHGITSEIEMINMDYINTAYDRLLKSDVKYRFVIDMKSLK